The nucleotide sequence TAGAGATCACCTATGGCCTGGAGCGGATTGCCATGTATCTCCAGGAAAAGGAATCGGTCTACGATATCCAGTGGAACGAGGAGGTGACCTACGGGGATATCTTCCTCCAGTCTGAGAAAGAGTTTTCAGCCTTTAATTTTGAAGAGGCCCGGGTGGACGACCTGATCACCAGCTTTGACAACTATGAGCGCGAGGCCTTAAAGCTGGTGGAGAAGGACTTGATCCGCCCGGCCTATGATTACTGCCTCAAATGCTCCCATACCTTTAATCTGCTGGATGCCCGTAAGGCCATCTCTGTTGCAGAGCGCACCCGTTATATCGGGCGGATTCGCAATATCGCCCGTCAGGTGGCCCAGCATTTTGTGGCCCAGCGCGAGGCCATGGGCTGGCCCATGTTAAAGGAAAAGGTCGCAGAACTGGCATAGGTTCTTAGCCGCATGATCGACACTGAAGAGAGGGCGTTGTCCATGACCTGGCAGGAGATAGGAGCCTTTATTGTCCATCGTTTTGTGGCCCTGGTGACTGGCCTGGTCATCATCGCCATTATCCTCCCCAGTATTCTGCCCCCGGAGATGCTTCCACCTGACGCGGGTTGGCTGGCCCGCCATGCAAGGCCCCTGTATATCTCTGTAGTCCTTGCGGAGATGGCCCTGGTTTTCCAGTATTGGTCAAAGAAACTACAGACTATCGGCTGGGTGCTTTTGGCGGTGAACTTTATTATGGTGGCCCTGGGCTAGGATTGACGATAAGGCCGACGCGAGGACTAAAGCGTCGTAAGAAGAGAAAGGCTGAGTAAAGAAAGTACTCAGCTCTTGGAACAGAAACTAAGCGGAACAACTCGTCGTTAGATTATGACCACCTATATAACCACCCCCATCTATTACGTCAACGCCATGCCCCATATCGGGCATGCCTACACCACTATCGTTGCTGATACCTATGCCCGTTTTCGTCGCCTCTGCGGTGATGATGTTCGTTTTCAGACCGGCACAGATGAGCATGGTGAAAAGATTGTCCAGGCCGCTGAAAAGGAAGGCGTCACTCCGCGCGAGTATGTTGATCGCATTTCTGCTTCCTTTCGTGATACCTGGCCAGACCTGGATATCGCCCCGGATAATTTCATTCGCACCACAGATGAAGATCATATCAAGCTGGTACAGGATATCCTGCAAAAGGTCTATGATGAAGGGGATATCTATTTTTCCGAGTACTCAGGTCATTACTGCAAGGGTTGCGAGCGCTTTCTCACGGAAAAGGAGTTGGTGGACGGCAAATGCCCGGACCACCTCACCGTACCCGAGGAAATCAGTGAACAGAACTATTTTTTCCGTATGTCCAAGTACCAGGACTGGCTGATTGAGCATGTTGAGAGTAATCCTGAATACATCACCCCGGAGCGCTACCGCAATGAGGTGCTCTCCTTTCTCTCTGAGCCACTGGAGGATCTCTGCATCTCCCGGCCCTGCTCCCGCCTGACCTGGGGGATTCCTCTGCCCTTTGATGAGAATTTTGTCACCTATGTCTGGTTTGATGCCCTGATCAACTACCTGACCGGGATCGGCTACCCAGACGGCTCCTGTTTTGATTACTGGGCCGCTGCCGAGCATGTGATTGCCAAGGATATCCTCAAACCCCATGCTATTTACTGGCCAACTATGATTCGGGCAATGGGGCTGCCTCCGTATCGACGCTTGCATGTCCACGGTTACTGGAATGTGGATGAGACCAAGATGTCCAAGTCCCTGGGCAATGTGATTCGTCCTGGGGAGCTGGTGGAAGAATACGGGGTGGACACGGTACGCTATTTCCTCCTGCGGGAGATGAGTTTTGGTCGCGATTCTTCTTTTTCTACAGACGCTTTGGAATCCCGCCGCAACTCAGACCTGGCCAATGACGTGGGTAATCTCTTTTCCCGGGCCCTAACCATGCTGGCCAAGTATGCCGACGCTACCGTACCAGAGCTTGATAAGGCCACCGTGACCGAGGAGGATCGGATCCTGGTGGACGCGCTGGAAAAGATGGTGGCGGACTACACTGCCTTCATGAACGCCTTTGAGTTCCACAAAGCCTTGCAGTCAATCTGGGAGGTGATCGGTATGCTCAACCGTTTCATTGTCACCAATGCCCCTTGGGAACTGGCCAAGGAGCCGGACCAGGCTGGCCGTCTGAACACGGTCCTCTATTTCCTGGCCGATAGTCTGCGTCTCCTTGCCCTGGTGCTCCGTC is from Candidatus Electrothrix sp. GW3-4 and encodes:
- the metG gene encoding methionine--tRNA ligase: MTTYITTPIYYVNAMPHIGHAYTTIVADTYARFRRLCGDDVRFQTGTDEHGEKIVQAAEKEGVTPREYVDRISASFRDTWPDLDIAPDNFIRTTDEDHIKLVQDILQKVYDEGDIYFSEYSGHYCKGCERFLTEKELVDGKCPDHLTVPEEISEQNYFFRMSKYQDWLIEHVESNPEYITPERYRNEVLSFLSEPLEDLCISRPCSRLTWGIPLPFDENFVTYVWFDALINYLTGIGYPDGSCFDYWAAAEHVIAKDILKPHAIYWPTMIRAMGLPPYRRLHVHGYWNVDETKMSKSLGNVIRPGELVEEYGVDTVRYFLLREMSFGRDSSFSTDALESRRNSDLANDVGNLFSRALTMLAKYADATVPELDKATVTEEDRILVDALEKMVADYTAFMNAFEFHKALQSIWEVIGMLNRFIVTNAPWELAKEPDQAGRLNTVLYFLADSLRLLALVLRPVMPSAASKMAAALGLEEKLATAVLAEEGCWGAMSAGTVLKQGEALFPRLAKKKQQQPPAQEKKQGKKGKVKKQEAAPEIDMEGLITFEQFGEVELRVAEIVTAEKIKKAKKLLKLTVKAPEERTLVAGIALFYSPEELVGKKVIIVANLKPAKLMGITSQGMVLAAKEVDADGNERLVLSTVAGDIAPGARVA